The Zavarzinella sp. sequence TCCGCAGTCAGACGACGTGGGCGATGTACCGCATACAGTTGCAAATTGGGATCACGTTGCAGCAACTCTTTCTTATTGGGATGTTGGGACATTCTGGCATACGTATCTGTCAGTACCATCATTCGAATCATTTGTTTCATCGACCACTGTTGCCTGATCAGTTCTGCTGCCAGCCAATCCAGCAATTCAGGGTGCGTGGGCTTTTTCCCAGTTGCACCAAAGTTGTTGGGATTGCCAGCGATTGGTGTGCCCATCACCCACTGCCACAAACGATTCACAATCACACGTGCGGTGAGCGGATTGGCGGGATCTACGATCCAGTTGGCCAACGCTGTTCTGCGACCACTCGTCGCTTGGGGGAAATTGTCTGGAAGTGCTGCACTGAAAGCACCGGGAAGAACTTTCTCTTTGGGGCTGAAGGGATCACCACCTGCCAGGATAAATGTGTTGTCCAGCGTACCTTTGCCTTCCAGTGGTGCTGTTGGCATTCGGAACGGTGCATACATTCCCCGTAGTTCCGGTGTTTTGCCGTTATACACACTGTGGGCAATCGGCTCATAACGATCCTCTTCCCAACGCAGCCGTTCCAGTCCTTTGCGGGCGATTCGTTCCATACCCAGATCGGCTGCCGACAGTACCTGATGTCGCGGGAATTTGATCCCTTTCTGATCGGGATTTTCCTTCTCCCACCGAATACGTTTGGCTGATTCGATTTTCTGAATTCGATTGAGATGGTCCTGATAAAACTGTTTCCGTGCCTGTAAATACTTCTGCTCTTCAAATCCTTGGGTATTTTCCTTGGGCAGAAAAGGTGCCGCACACTCTGCAATCTGCGTGGTGGCGAAAACTGCCTGCAGGCGATAATAATCCCGCGTGGGGACAGGATCAAACTTATGATCGTGGCACCGGGCACACTGGGCCATATGACCCAGAAACACCTGACTAACCGTATCGGTAACATCATCCAGAAAGCGTTGGCGGGCAATTCTGGCAACTTCCATCCCCGTTAATTCCCAGGCACCCATCCGTAGAAAGCCTGTGGCAATCAACATTTCTGGATTGTTGGTGTCGATTTCATCCCCAGCAATCTGTTCGCGGACAAATTGATCGTAAGGCTTATCATTGTTGAAGGCCCGCACCACGTAATCTCTGTAGCGCCAGGCGTTCCCACGTTCATAGTCGTTGGCAAACCCTGCAGAATCTGCATAACGTGCAATATCCAGCCAGTGGCGGGCAAATTGTTCCCCGAAATGTGGCGAGGCCAGTAAGCGATCCACCACCTTGCGAAATGCCACTTCGTCTGAAGTGTTGTCGGTGAGAAAGTTCTGGATTTCGTGCGGTGTCGGTGGCAAACCGGTTAAATCAAAGGTCACCCGACGAATCAGCGTTCTGCGATCCGCACGTGGAGCAGCATTGATGCCAGCAGATCGGATTCGTTC is a genomic window containing:
- a CDS encoding PSD1 and planctomycete cytochrome C domain-containing protein — translated: MLRTISPICLLLWCAVAIGQPKQPTFSKGETLFVAQVLPTFQAKCFACHGDDAKKMKAALDMRSLATLLKGGDSGPALIAGKSQESLIYKAAIRTDHEVSAMPPKENDRLSKLELETLQQWIDAGAPWPDAAQIKLIQQSLKPKGVTVHTSGGLSEEWTNRRYQPADLWAYQPLKKVQLSQHGSQAIDHLIDERIRSAGINAAPRADRRTLIRRVTFDLTGLPPTPHEIQNFLTDNTSDEVAFRKVVDRLLASPHFGEQFARHWLDIARYADSAGFANDYERGNAWRYRDYVVRAFNNDKPYDQFVREQIAGDEIDTNNPEMLIATGFLRMGAWELTGMEVARIARQRFLDDVTDTVSQVFLGHMAQCARCHDHKFDPVPTRDYYRLQAVFATTQIAECAAPFLPKENTQGFEEQKYLQARKQFYQDHLNRIQKIESAKRIRWEKENPDQKGIKFPRHQVLSAADLGMERIARKGLERLRWEEDRYEPIAHSVYNGKTPELRGMYAPFRMPTAPLEGKGTLDNTFILAGGDPFSPKEKVLPGAFSAALPDNFPQATSGRRTALANWIVDPANPLTARVIVNRLWQWVMGTPIAGNPNNFGATGKKPTHPELLDWLAAELIRQQWSMKQMIRMMVLTDTYARMSQHPNKKELLQRDPNLQLYAVHRPRRLTAEELHDAILATSGELNAMVGGIPVRHEINRDIAVQPRQVMGTFANVWEASPKPAQRNRRSIYTLKLRGLRDPTAEVFNQPSPEFSCERREVSTIAPQAFSLFNSEASRTRALVFAANVLKKSKSKQDAVQQIFQRALGRTPTETEQQACLEHWHLMAKKHEAIPVAKPTVVKEIVREAVEENVGQKYTFVEKFFAAADYEADLHPADVTPDVRGLMEVCLVLLNTNEFIYLD